In Monodelphis domestica isolate mMonDom1 chromosome 1, mMonDom1.pri, whole genome shotgun sequence, the sequence GAcctctaaagaaaagaaaaagataggagaaaaccTTGCTCTTAAGAAACTTATGAGGATCCGTAAGGGAAAGATAAAACTAGTTGAAGACTTAACAGGCCTCAAGAAGTTGCAGACCCCTGAAGAAAAGGGAGAGCCAGACGAAGATCTGACCGGCATCAAGAGGTTAATGCAGACCCCTAATGAAAAGGGAGAACCAGACGAAGATCTGACCGGCATCAAGAGGTTAATGCAGACCCCTAATGAAAAGGGAGAACCAGACGAAGATCTGACCGGCATCAAGAGGTTAATGCAGACCCCTAATGAAAAGGGAGAACCAGACGAAGATCTGACCGGCATCAAGAGGTTAATGCAGACCCCTAAAGAAAAGGGAGATCCAGTTGAAGATTTGACAGGCATCAAGAGGTTAATGAGGACCCCTAAACAAAAGGGAGGGTCAGTCGAAGATCTGACCTGCATCAAGAAGTTGATGAGGACCCCTAAAGAAAAGGGAGGGCCAGTTGAAGATCTGACTGGCATCAAGAGATTGATGCAGACCCCTAAAGAAAAGGGAGGGTCAGTCGAAGATCTGACCGGCATCAAGAGGTTAATGCAGACCCCTAAAGAAAAGGGAGGGTCAGTTGAAGATCTGACAGGCATCAAGAGATTGATGCAGACCCCTAAAGAAAAGGGAGGGTCAGTCGAAAATCTGACCGGCATCAAGAGGTTAATGCAGACCCCTAAAGAAAAGGGAGGGTCAGTTGAAGATCTGACAGGCATCAAGAGGTTGATGAGGACCCCTAAACAAAAGGGAGGGTCAGTTGAAGATCTGACAGGCATCAAGAGATTGATGAGGACCCCTAAACAAAAGGGAGAGCCAGTTGAAGATCTGACCGGCATCAAGAGATTGATGCAGACCCCTAAACAAAAGGGAGGATCAGTCGAAGATCTGACCGGCATCAAGAGATTGATGCAGACCCCTAAACAAAAGGGAGGATCAGTCGAAGATCTGACTGGCATCAAGAGGTTGATGCAGACCCCTAAAGAAAAGGGAGGATCAGTTGAAGATCTGACTGGCATCAAGAGGTTGATGCAGACCCCTAAAGAAAAGGGAGGGTCAGTCGAAGATCTGACCGGCATCAAGAGGTTGATGCAGACCCCTAAAGAAAAGGGAGGGTCAGTTGAAGATCTGACCGGCATCAAGAGATTGATGCAGACCcctaaagaaaagggagaaatagaaaaaaattttacaaatgttGCAGTATTTATGGAGACTTCAAAAAATAATATATCCAGCACACACACTCTTAGGCAGAATTATCCAAAAGAAATAACTGATAGAGATTCAGTAGtctcagaaatattatatgaaataGAGACACTCAGAAGACCAGCAATAAAAGATGTCAGTGTTTCAAATCAAGAAAGTCAAACAATAGAAAAAACACCAGAGCTACTACCGGAAGTCCCAACTCGGGTAGTTAGAGGAGTTATTGCCAGTAAATCATTGAAACCACCAAGAAAGAATAAATTAGTGGGAGAAGAGGATATCTGCAGAGCAAACCCTAAATCAAAAGAATCCTCTTCTGAAGTAAACTGCGACTACAATGAaagcaaggtaaaaaaaaaaatttttaatgggcAATTTCAGTATAATTTGCATATGCATTTTTATGTATAcacatctatattatatattgcaGTTTAACATTAAATGTCTTATAAGAATCAGTAGAGACTTGAAGGTAAGAGCTTGTTCAGTTCTGACCACTAAATGATAATTActatattaatttttctatttatgcTAACAATAGAATGaacttggcttttaaaaaatacattggaAGACTTAAGGTCCAATTTCAAAATATCAGGAGTGGCTTGAAGTGAATAACTAAAGACCCAAGTTATtagttaattattaaatattggaAGAATTTTCATTCAGAaaactagatttttattttgctccagaagaaaacattaaaGACCAATAGTAATGATTATTAAAAGAGGACTAGTTTCAATTCATCAGGTGGTTGGGTTATTGAAGGCCTTTTTGTTCCCCAGTTGGAGGCCAGATGTTTAATGTGAATAGAGGGAGGAAACTATAGTGGTGGGAAATTGGTTACCCTTTCCAGTGCAGCGCCTTTGATTTTAGTTCTTGCATATGATAAGGACTCTGATAATGATTCTGGGCATCGATCTGGAGACTTTTCCAACAATGTAGAAGCCAACTTTTGTTTTGATCATAGAAGCTTCTTGAGTTAGAAATCAGGATAGTTGGGTTTTATTAGTAATAAAAGTCTGTTAtgtatttctttgtaaaaaacaGAATTCCTTTCTTTATATACTTGAATAGCAATGAACATTATCCAGAATAACAAAGTAATTGTGTAGcatctttaaaatatatctttaaaaataaatcaaaattatatttccCTGAATTGGCAAGAGAGTTTTATGAATTCTGAGTTTATTTGAGCTAGAGATTTGCTAGGTTTGCAAATGTATcttaaaagacttttttaaatccttttaggATAAATCAGTGGAGCAGTGCCAAAGGCAAATTTGCTTTAATCCTTGTGAAAGTGGTAagtaaaagtatttatttttaataggttTGAGTAAAATTGGTAGAACTGATGTGGGAATATTTTCAGATAGGCTATTTTATTTCCTTAGCACCTATCTTAACTCTTCCATTGTTTGAgggtttttgctttgttttggaaGTAAGGAATGAATGGTTGGTAAAAATGAAGGTGGAACtttaaaactcaaatagaaagccCATTTTGATCAATGCAAAATCAATATCAATATATattgttttgaaaaattagactaAATAAAACTTAGTCCCAGAGATTTAAGAGGATCTCAttccaaaaagaaatatacttaggTGATCATGACTAGACCTCTAAATGAAGAATGAAAGAGCCCTTTTATATCTGTGTATGTAATTACATTGTTTTTATATGACCGTTTTTTAATTTCAGACTATATCTCTGAAACTGAAAGAGATTTGTCTAATGTGACAAATGACATATTccctgagaaagaaaaggagaaatttctGCCACATATTCAAGATAAAGTTAAAGGTATCATTGAGAATCAAAGAACAATAACCTTAAGATCCAGAAGCAAAATCAAATCTGGTAAAGAACCAGAAGGATCAGTGCATTTGCTTCGTTCAACAAGGGTCCACTTAAAGAATAGTGAAAAGACTGTGAAGACCCCCTGGGAGGAAAACGTGAAGGAGAAAGTTGAGCAATCCAGTAGTTTGACCCAGAGTTCTGAGGTTAAGCCctcagaggaggaaaagaaggaaacacTGGAGGGTTTACGTGGAAAATCTGGGGACATGAGTGGGAATATGGAAAGAATGGCACCTTTCCAACCAAGAAGAAATCAAGCCAGTAAAGAAACACAAAGTTCTAGTTCATCAGATATGTCAGATCTGGAGAACTCTGAAAATAATTCACCAAGGAAGAATTTAAGGGTGAGATTAAAAGATGCAGCCCTGAATGAAGGGAGGGCAAGCACATTAAGatctaaaaaaacaaataaagattcACCATGTGAATCAGATGTATCATACACAGATGATGAAATGAAGCTTGGTAAGAGATTGCCAAGGAAACCTAATGTCCCTCCAAGATTTAGCAGCAGGAACAAAACCACTAAGGAATTACAAGAAACTGGTCCTCTGGGGAGTGAAATAGAGACTTTATCTAGTGAAAATGGTGAAGAAAGAGGAATTATGGGTGCTTTAAGatctagaaacagaaataaagtaGATACAGAATGGCAAGAGCCTAGTAGTTCTCTTAGTGATATTATATCCCACACAGGGAGAGATGAAAAGAAGCCTATGAAGGTGGTATTAAAGGAGGAGAAATTGAAAGCACAAATTACGGGTAGTGGAATATCTTTGAgatctagaaagaaaaataaggaaatgctaaattttggtGATTTGGCTCCTGATTCAGATAAAACCTacacagatgaagaaaaggagtCTGTCAAAAGTTTGCCAGAAAAGTTAAAAGGACAGAGAATACTCGTGGAatctagaaacagaaatattagtGTTATAGAAATTAATGAATATGATAGCTTATCAAGTGAATCAcccacaaaaaatgaaaaatatgcagGTGTAAATGAAGATAAGGTAGCTTTAAGAACCAGAAGTAGAAATAAGGATAAAGCTTCTGAGGAAAAGCAAGAATCAAAAACAACAGATATATCATGCATAGAGAAtaagggaaagaaagtgaagggGTTACAGGCCCAATGGAATACTACATTTTTAAGAACCAAAACCAGAATTGAGGCTACTAAGGAATCACAAGAACCTGATTCATTGCCTACTGAAGCAGGTAAACCTCATACAGAAGATTATGAAAAACCTGGTGAAGGGAAGGCCTTCCAGGACAAGTCAAAAAATACAGGTCCAAGTaaaggaataacaaaaaaaaaaagtaaaatggataagGAATCAGAAGGATCTATAGATTCATCTAGAGACACAGAGATAAATAAGCCTGTAAAGAGCTTCCAGGAGAACTTGATTAATGAAACAATGATGTCATTAAGAtcacagagtaaaaaaaaagatacagaacTAAGCTATTTGACAAAGATTTTGAGTGtagaaaacaatgaaaagatGCCTAGGAAAAATTTtccagagaaaaatattttgaaagagagCCCAGTAAATGAAGACAAGGTGCCTTTACGCCCTAGAACTGTTAAAAGTGTTGCCCCTGAAAAACTTGACCCAAAGGATGAAAAGAACCCTGGGAAAGGCCAGAAGAATTTAAATGATACAACAGGAAGTGGGGGGATGTCTTTAAGGTCTAGAAATAAAAGTAAGATGGAGACTGTAGGACTAAATGAAAATCCTGTATCAACATCAGAAAAAGATGCCGAGAAATCCATAAATACTTCCTCTAGAATGCTTAAAAATTCATTGATACCTCAAGAAACTCTAGGTAGAAGCAGAAACAAAATTGGGCCACAAGAATCTTGTCGTTTACCTAGTGCCACAGAGGTTGTATTAGTTGAAGAAGATGACAAAAAGACGCTTtcacagaaaaacctgggaaagaaACTAAATCTCCGAGTGGGAGGACTTGATCCTCATAAAACTAGAAACAGGAATAAAGCTGATCAAGAACTGTATAATAATAGCTTGCATAATGTAACTGAGATGACTGACACTGAGGCGAATCAGGAAAAAATGGAGAAGATCCTGAAAGATCAAATTGTAACTAAAGATCTGGTTCCCAGAAGGCCCAGACTTACAAATAAGAAcaataaagaagtaaaagaatcagcagggaaagatgaaaaagaaaacgTTGCTCAGATTTTCCCAAATAAAGGGATAGATCGAACATCTTTAAGAACCAGGCTTAGAAATAGAAGTGACACCGATTTGCAAAAATCTGCTAATCTTAACAAAAAGGATTCATTCAATGATGCAAAGACCACAACAGGAAAAGCCCCAAACGGGAAACAGATTGATTTTGCCTTCttagaaaataaaagaggaaattcaagGATAGCTAACATCAAAGAACCAACCAACAGCATTCAAGAAGGTCATTTTGTAAAAGTTGGTCAAGTGCCAGACAAGGCATTCAAAGTGATTTTAACCTCAGCAAAAAACACTCAGTCTGAGCCTACTTTGCTGAGAGAAAGAAGTATGCTGTTAAAACGTAGCACAAGCCAGACTCAGAAATGTAATGATACTAACTCGCAGGAAAGAACACTTCGTTTTAGAAGAAAGTGCACTCTCAAGCAGACTGAAGTGTTAACTACAAGCTCTAAGCAGGTAAGATAATGTTGCATTTTTGCTCAGTATCTCAAAGGAGAATAGTTGTTTAGTTCTCATGAAATTATACCAAAATCATTTCTCTAGACTCTATAGTGAGCCACATAGGGTGGGtgggtgtgagagagagagacactcaaggaggggaaaagaatcCTTTTTTTCCACTCCAATGTTGACCTCATTCCATGCTGATAACATACATGTCAGCCAGAATAGATAAAATAGTTCAGTCTTGGGATAGAAGCGTGCCTAACTTTGTCTACAACTAATTTACTCCTTTAAAAAGCactagattaaaagaaaaaaacaacacttaattttaactattatactAACAGAGAAGCACCTCATTTCCCAGATATTCAGAGGAAACCTCTATTCAAATATCCcaagaattaatttatttttggttaagTACTAGTAGTTAGGAGTTTTTAATACTATTTCATAATTTCTCTGGGTATTTCGTATACTGATTATATTATAGCCATATCCTAATTTAATACATTTGcctctaaagggaaaaaaattgtcACTGAGCAACTAATCTTAGTGATGGTTCTCAGGCAACAATCTCCCCCAGTCCTTCatggaacttttcattgttcattgGTTCCTTTGGTTCATTGGTCCAAAGGTTCATTGGAACCTTTGAATTACGTAAGAACTGCCCATGGGGTCTGTGCCATGGCGGGGACGTTCCAAGAGCCTGTGGTCTCTTGTAGAGCTCAGTGCATCGCTAGTGGCAACAGGATTCAAGCAAAGGGAAACCAAATTCTTAAATTGGTCTCAGAATTTGGGAAATTGGTCAGAACTAAAAATCAGGACGTTGAACTTTGTGATAAGTAGAACATTTTGACCCAGTGTTGTATGTCTTAACAGtgctttttaattttaacattggaAACAGACTGTTTCCAAAATTCTATGAAGGTGTACCAGGGATAgctcatttatattattaatttaataggtCAATCCATGATTGATTGTCTTGCAGATTTTCCCTTTTAGTCAATTGATTTGAAAAAGGACACTAAAATGAATGTTTTCTGATGCTGAGGGGGGGGCATATTGTAATAGGAAATTGGGTTGTACTGTGATAGATGACGGGACACTGCtatcatgttttaaaaattattgatcttAATCGGGAATGGTAAGATTTATATGTGatctttttgtgttttttcttccGAATAGAGCAATATCAACCCAAAACTCATGAAGAACATTAAAGCCTAAATGGAATCAAGGAGAAATATAGGTGCTCATtttgtaaaaaagaagaaaagcagcaATTTTAAGACAATGACACTTGGCGACCCATCAAGATAATAGAATTGCCCCAAGTGAAAAAAATAAGGGGAGAAATTTTTGAGAAAGTATTTTTTCTAGTTACGCAAAAATTTGTAAATGTtgaatatttttatgatttcatGTTTTGTAAATAGGGGGAAGCCTTAAAGGCCGTGTTCTGGCCAatgatcatttcttatattacATGTATGCTAATTTAGCCTTTTTGCCAGTATAATGAGTTTTCagaaaaaattcttttcaaaccAAACAATGTTTATGACAAGatctaaaagttctttttttataaGCAAATGTAAACTTTTTTTGCTCATTAAATGTTTTTCTCAGAACAAGAAAACTTTTTGTGTGTGAATTCAAAAAATTGATTTCCAAGTGGCTTTATTTGTTACATAGTACAGCAACAAAATGTATTTTCATGAAagtcctcatttttctttctgcccTTTGCTGCAATCTAAGAAGTAGCCGAACTCAGTTTTGTTGGGAGAGTGGTGG encodes:
- the MKI67 gene encoding proliferation marker protein Ki-67 isoform X2 → MYKKKPSFFLPKLVVPKEAKNDNIFLSTYNKSGGGEAAQIASVSPDISQFDISDFEDSSSEMNNVSESEESSAKRRRVSFGVHLRPELFDENLPPNTPLKRGETPGLRRTSLGRTVLRKSIIKLTSEKEASSSAGHLEPKASLDQLSPKPTTTAPKEARSPSCLPTTKAKSTPVVGSQPRKTSRRSSSGRRSQHEALQTIFAKRRSGASEANLMVVQSWADVVKLGTKKSQGEVVVKHGLERRRIKKQKRCLTPKKPANQAQNHFSTGHANSPCTIVIGKAHTEKVMAPAQPYRVFNNLVLNSKVDMNEDLTGLDEMFRTPMSEKQKTANVCPESPTPQLLSGEKAKLAHTSSDEALVSTSDKLAEKVISNTQDKAKQTSGQIIPCRRSPRNRHSMGDDEIIKTPKEISEIRGDEIMETLPPEVDVDHKKLTPSTKRLKTCTPKEVGPTPYLNRNSESAAQGEGALVEDHPKTPVASRVSRFEDRFPGTPNIEEKVKENSANNLKNQKPKMVPQVGITASFKIKEPFVIDIQKHTRTSLQKQYSSSDAQGTVAITSQQHELSSMKKPERTPKEKGPIEDLTGIRELMTTPILTEDRIDEKLRISKQVCSAIDADIQKKPMAIKQQMETEDIGSIKEFIKTPKRKCEPVEPLTAVKRLMRTPKDKVEPREDKVSYERLMKTPKEKEPVESQKNNQNVNVRQMPKTAKDPGGLRRCVDTPKEKIARDLTDLMTTPKQVVEPVKDQVSKTTMMKPEQKVESVENLTEIKVLIKTPKEKEELVEDRKESGKKLTMRSSKEKREVVEDSVGIKKIKKTKASEQVEDVTGLGKPSRTSKEKKKIGENLALKKLMRIRKGKIKLVEDLTGLKKLQTPEEKGEPDEDLTGIKRLMQTPNEKGEPDEDLTGIKRLMQTPNEKGEPDEDLTGIKRLMQTPNEKGEPDEDLTGIKRLMQTPKEKGDPVEDLTGIKRLMRTPKQKGGSVEDLTCIKKLMRTPKEKGGPVEDLTGIKRLMQTPKEKGGSVEDLTGIKRLMQTPKEKGGSVEDLTGIKRLMQTPKEKGGSVENLTGIKRLMQTPKEKGGSVEDLTGIKRLMRTPKQKGGSVEDLTGIKRLMRTPKQKGEPVEDLTGIKRLMQTPKQKGGSVEDLTGIKRLMQTPKQKGGSVEDLTGIKRLMQTPKEKGGSVEDLTGIKRLMQTPKEKGGSVEDLTGIKRLMQTPKEKGGSVEDLTGIKRLMQTPKEKGEIEKNFTNVAVFMETSKNNISSTHTLRQNYPKEITDRDSVVSEILYEIETLRRPAIKDVSVSNQESQTIEKTPELLPEVPTRVVRGVIASKSLKPPRKNKLVGEEDICRANPKSKESSSEVNCDYNESKDKSVEQCQRQICFNPCESDYISETERDLSNVTNDIFPEKEKEKFLPHIQDKVKGIIENQRTITLRSRSKIKSGKEPEGSVHLLRSTRVHLKNSEKTVKTPWEENVKEKVEQSSSLTQSSEVKPSEEEKKETLEGLRGKSGDMSGNMERMAPFQPRRNQASKETQSSSSSDMSDLENSENNSPRKNLRVRLKDAALNEGRASTLRSKKTNKDSPCESDVSYTDDEMKLGKRLPRKPNVPPRFSSRNKTTKELQETGPLGSEIETLSSENGEERGIMGALRSRNRNKVDTEWQEPSSSLSDIISHTGRDEKKPMKVVLKEEKLKAQITGSGISLRSRKKNKEMLNFGDLAPDSDKTYTDEEKESVKSLPEKLKGQRILVESRNRNISVIEINEYDSLSSESPTKNEKYAGVNEDKVALRTRSRNKDKASEEKQESKTTDISCIENKGKKVKGLQAQWNTTFLRTKTRIEATKESQEPDSLPTEAGKPHTEDYEKPGEGKAFQDKSKNTGPSKGITKKKSKMDKESEGSIDSSRDTEINKPVKSFQENLINETMMSLRSQSKKKDTELSYLTKILSVENNEKMPRKNFPEKNILKESPVNEDKVPLRPRTVKSVAPEKLDPKDEKNPGKGQKNLNDTTGSGGMSLRSRNKSKMETVGLNENPVSTSEKDAEKSINTSSRMLKNSLIPQETLGRSRNKIGPQESCRLPSATEVVLVEEDDKKTLSQKNLGKKLNLRVGGLDPHKTRNRNKADQELYNNSLHNVTEMTDTEANQEKMEKILKDQIVTKDLVPRRPRLTNKNNKEVKESAGKDEKENVAQIFPNKGIDRTSLRTRLRNRSDTDLQKSANLNKKDSFNDAKTTTGKAPNGKQIDFAFLENKRGNSRIANIKEPTNSIQEGHFVKVGQVPDKAFKVILTSAKNTQSEPTLLRERSMLLKRSTSQTQKCNDTNSQERTLRFRRKCTLKQTEVLTTSSKQSNINPKLMKNIKA
- the MKI67 gene encoding proliferation marker protein Ki-67 isoform X1 → MTPLGFVVIIKRTGIEGFRYPLQQATCLLGRGAECDIRIQLPVVSKQQCKIEFDQQLKEAVLINLNSVNPTRLNGVTFARPTKLVHGDVITIVDRSFRFEYGSGSASENTPIKPSEPKSKEVTPTQSRSSSISTLISDQYQRRTVQVFKNIHAKYTEENISRQFSLLQSLEAKIIANKSKNQDASNNMGDHRPGKTPTLESKELKESATGSSEGDVSQVSTPEHPGKSKKNTNSPFKQLFGLMREELNSKCQQIGDHLNRKSEPIQVSMSGREWETELLHLPRSKPIRRSEVVRISQNWQEPQQKGQEAVAALSKEEGASKGSSSAKGAESAQTQEHKSPRAKRRKSQSLLTPVKTSGKRKSKTGSGKDKQKSVSGTCEGSPLQEAQSPQTLYTLRSQTKKPEASPLGNDKEAAMATKTTPAEKLVLKQSDPNGGSETTNLAQKKGSPKGNKSADTQLNPKRASNSDQILKKIQDELYFEDNVSESEESSAKRRRVSFGVHLRPELFDENLPPNTPLKRGETPGLRRTSLGRTVLRKSIIKLTSEKEASSSAGHLEPKASLDQLSPKPTTTAPKEARSPSCLPTTKAKSTPVVGSQPRKTSRRSSSGRRSQHEALQTIFAKRRSGASEANLMVVQSWADVVKLGTKKSQGEVVVKHGLERRRIKKQKRCLTPKKPANQAQNHFSTGHANSPCTIVIGKAHTEKVMAPAQPYRVFNNLVLNSKVDMNEDLTGLDEMFRTPMSEKQKTANVCPESPTPQLLSGEKAKLAHTSSDEALVSTSDKLAEKVISNTQDKAKQTSGQIIPCRRSPRNRHSMGDDEIIKTPKEISEIRGDEIMETLPPEVDVDHKKLTPSTKRLKTCTPKEVGPTPYLNRNSESAAQGEGALVEDHPKTPVASRVSRFEDRFPGTPNIEEKVKENSANNLKNQKPKMVPQVGITASFKIKEPFVIDIQKHTRTSLQKQYSSSDAQGTVAITSQQHELSSMKKPERTPKEKGPIEDLTGIRELMTTPILTEDRIDEKLRISKQVCSAIDADIQKKPMAIKQQMETEDIGSIKEFIKTPKRKCEPVEPLTAVKRLMRTPKDKVEPREDKVSYERLMKTPKEKEPVESQKNNQNVNVRQMPKTAKDPGGLRRCVDTPKEKIARDLTDLMTTPKQVVEPVKDQVSKTTMMKPEQKVESVENLTEIKVLIKTPKEKEELVEDRKESGKKLTMRSSKEKREVVEDSVGIKKIKKTKASEQVEDVTGLGKPSRTSKEKKKIGENLALKKLMRIRKGKIKLVEDLTGLKKLQTPEEKGEPDEDLTGIKRLMQTPNEKGEPDEDLTGIKRLMQTPNEKGEPDEDLTGIKRLMQTPNEKGEPDEDLTGIKRLMQTPKEKGDPVEDLTGIKRLMRTPKQKGGSVEDLTCIKKLMRTPKEKGGPVEDLTGIKRLMQTPKEKGGSVEDLTGIKRLMQTPKEKGGSVEDLTGIKRLMQTPKEKGGSVENLTGIKRLMQTPKEKGGSVEDLTGIKRLMRTPKQKGGSVEDLTGIKRLMRTPKQKGEPVEDLTGIKRLMQTPKQKGGSVEDLTGIKRLMQTPKQKGGSVEDLTGIKRLMQTPKEKGGSVEDLTGIKRLMQTPKEKGGSVEDLTGIKRLMQTPKEKGGSVEDLTGIKRLMQTPKEKGEIEKNFTNVAVFMETSKNNISSTHTLRQNYPKEITDRDSVVSEILYEIETLRRPAIKDVSVSNQESQTIEKTPELLPEVPTRVVRGVIASKSLKPPRKNKLVGEEDICRANPKSKESSSEVNCDYNESKDKSVEQCQRQICFNPCESDYISETERDLSNVTNDIFPEKEKEKFLPHIQDKVKGIIENQRTITLRSRSKIKSGKEPEGSVHLLRSTRVHLKNSEKTVKTPWEENVKEKVEQSSSLTQSSEVKPSEEEKKETLEGLRGKSGDMSGNMERMAPFQPRRNQASKETQSSSSSDMSDLENSENNSPRKNLRVRLKDAALNEGRASTLRSKKTNKDSPCESDVSYTDDEMKLGKRLPRKPNVPPRFSSRNKTTKELQETGPLGSEIETLSSENGEERGIMGALRSRNRNKVDTEWQEPSSSLSDIISHTGRDEKKPMKVVLKEEKLKAQITGSGISLRSRKKNKEMLNFGDLAPDSDKTYTDEEKESVKSLPEKLKGQRILVESRNRNISVIEINEYDSLSSESPTKNEKYAGVNEDKVALRTRSRNKDKASEEKQESKTTDISCIENKGKKVKGLQAQWNTTFLRTKTRIEATKESQEPDSLPTEAGKPHTEDYEKPGEGKAFQDKSKNTGPSKGITKKKSKMDKESEGSIDSSRDTEINKPVKSFQENLINETMMSLRSQSKKKDTELSYLTKILSVENNEKMPRKNFPEKNILKESPVNEDKVPLRPRTVKSVAPEKLDPKDEKNPGKGQKNLNDTTGSGGMSLRSRNKSKMETVGLNENPVSTSEKDAEKSINTSSRMLKNSLIPQETLGRSRNKIGPQESCRLPSATEVVLVEEDDKKTLSQKNLGKKLNLRVGGLDPHKTRNRNKADQELYNNSLHNVTEMTDTEANQEKMEKILKDQIVTKDLVPRRPRLTNKNNKEVKESAGKDEKENVAQIFPNKGIDRTSLRTRLRNRSDTDLQKSANLNKKDSFNDAKTTTGKAPNGKQIDFAFLENKRGNSRIANIKEPTNSIQEGHFVKVGQVPDKAFKVILTSAKNTQSEPTLLRERSMLLKRSTSQTQKCNDTNSQERTLRFRRKCTLKQTEVLTTSSKQSNINPKLMKNIKA